The following proteins are encoded in a genomic region of Oncorhynchus masou masou isolate Uvic2021 chromosome 32, UVic_Omas_1.1, whole genome shotgun sequence:
- the LOC135526320 gene encoding four and a half LIM domains protein 1-like isoform X2, giving the protein MTERFDCYYCRDNLHGKKYVMKDEKHVCTKCFDKLCANTCAECRRPIGADAKELNHKNRHWHEDCFRCAKCYKPLANEPFGARDDGKIMCGTCGSREDGNRCQACYKVVMPGTQNVEYKNKVWHEECFTCFECKQPIRSQSFLNKGDDIFCGPCHEKKFAKKCFHCKQPITSGGISYQDQPWHSECFVCRTCRKGLAGTRFTSHEEHVYCVDCYKTSVAKQCNGCKNPITGFGHGTNVVNYEGHSWHEYCFNCKKCSLSLANKRFVINGEDIYCPDCAKKL; this is encoded by the exons ATGACTGAACGCTTTGACTGTTACTATTGCCGTGACAACCTCCATGGGAAGAAGTATGTGATGAAGGATGAGAAGCACGTGTGTACAAAGTGCTTCGACAAGCTCTGTGCCAACACATGCGCCGAATGCCGTCGCCCCATTGGGGCTGATGCCAAG GAGCTGAACCATAAGAACCGTCACTGGCACGAGGACTGCTTCCGCTGTGCCAAGTGCTACAAGCCCCTGGCTAACGAGCCCTTCGGCGCCAGGGACGACGGCAAGATCATGTGTGGCACGTGTGGCTCCCGCGAGGATGGCAACCGGTGCCAGGCCTGCTACAAGGTGGTCATGCCAG GCACCCAGAATGTGGAGTATAAGAACAAGGTGTGGCATGAGGAGTGCTTCACCTGCTTCGAGTGCAAGCAACCAATCCGCTCGCAGAGTTTCCTGAACAAGGGCGACGACATATTCTGCGGCCCGTGCCACGAGAAGAAATTTGCCAAGAAATGCTTCCACTGCAAGCAG CCCATCACCTCAGGTGGTATAAGCTACCAGGACCAGCCCTGGCACTCAGAGTGCTTTGTGTGTCGTACATGCCGTAAGGGCCTGGCCGGAACGCGCTTCACCTCCCATGAGGAGCATGTCTACTGTGTGGACTGCTACAAGACCTCCGTGGCCAAGCAGTGCAACGGCTGCAAGAATCCCATCACAG GGTTTGGCCATGGGACCAACGTGGTGAACTACGAGGGTCACTCCTGGCACGAGTACTGCTTCAATTGCAAGAAATGCTCCCTCTCCCTGGCCAACAAGCGCTTCGTCATCAACGGAGAGGACATCTACTGCCCTGACTGTGCTAAGAAGCTGTGA
- the LOC135526320 gene encoding four and a half LIM domains protein 1-like isoform X1 — translation MAYRLSGPRSYSTSTMTERFDCYYCRDNLHGKKYVMKDEKHVCTKCFDKLCANTCAECRRPIGADAKELNHKNRHWHEDCFRCAKCYKPLANEPFGARDDGKIMCGTCGSREDGNRCQACYKVVMPGTQNVEYKNKVWHEECFTCFECKQPIRSQSFLNKGDDIFCGPCHEKKFAKKCFHCKQPITSGGISYQDQPWHSECFVCRTCRKGLAGTRFTSHEEHVYCVDCYKTSVAKQCNGCKNPITGFGHGTNVVNYEGHSWHEYCFNCKKCSLSLANKRFVINGEDIYCPDCAKKL, via the exons ATGGCTTACAGACTTTCAG GGCCGAGGAGCTACTCGACTTCCACCATGACTGAACGCTTTGACTGTTACTATTGCCGTGACAACCTCCATGGGAAGAAGTATGTGATGAAGGATGAGAAGCACGTGTGTACAAAGTGCTTCGACAAGCTCTGTGCCAACACATGCGCCGAATGCCGTCGCCCCATTGGGGCTGATGCCAAG GAGCTGAACCATAAGAACCGTCACTGGCACGAGGACTGCTTCCGCTGTGCCAAGTGCTACAAGCCCCTGGCTAACGAGCCCTTCGGCGCCAGGGACGACGGCAAGATCATGTGTGGCACGTGTGGCTCCCGCGAGGATGGCAACCGGTGCCAGGCCTGCTACAAGGTGGTCATGCCAG GCACCCAGAATGTGGAGTATAAGAACAAGGTGTGGCATGAGGAGTGCTTCACCTGCTTCGAGTGCAAGCAACCAATCCGCTCGCAGAGTTTCCTGAACAAGGGCGACGACATATTCTGCGGCCCGTGCCACGAGAAGAAATTTGCCAAGAAATGCTTCCACTGCAAGCAG CCCATCACCTCAGGTGGTATAAGCTACCAGGACCAGCCCTGGCACTCAGAGTGCTTTGTGTGTCGTACATGCCGTAAGGGCCTGGCCGGAACGCGCTTCACCTCCCATGAGGAGCATGTCTACTGTGTGGACTGCTACAAGACCTCCGTGGCCAAGCAGTGCAACGGCTGCAAGAATCCCATCACAG GGTTTGGCCATGGGACCAACGTGGTGAACTACGAGGGTCACTCCTGGCACGAGTACTGCTTCAATTGCAAGAAATGCTCCCTCTCCCTGGCCAACAAGCGCTTCGTCATCAACGGAGAGGACATCTACTGCCCTGACTGTGCTAAGAAGCTGTGA